In Hevea brasiliensis isolate MT/VB/25A 57/8 unplaced genomic scaffold, ASM3005281v1 Scaf562, whole genome shotgun sequence, the following proteins share a genomic window:
- the LOC131177545 gene encoding uncharacterized protein LOC131177545 yields the protein MLLTISDSHLLIFKAAATETTKAIIIKLGDDLFSILVDECRDVSIKEQMTVVIRYVNGSGCVIENFIGLVHVHNINAASLKKRIESLLSTYSFSISSLRGQGYDGASNMRDEFNGLKSLILKDNSSAYYIHYFAHQFQLTLVAVAKKHS from the coding sequence ATGCTCCTGACAATCTCAGACTCACATCTCTTGATATTCAAAGCAGCTGCAACTGAGACAACAAAGGCTATCATTATAAAATTGGGAGATGATTTGTTCTCTATTTTAGTTGATGAATGTAgagatgtatcaattaaagagcAAATGACAGTTGTCATAAGATATGTCAATGGATCTGGATGtgtcattgaaaattttattggtcTTGTGCATGTCCATAATATAAATGCAGCATCTCTTAAAAAACGTATTGAGTCTTTGCTCTCTACTTATAGCTTCAGTATATCTAGTTTGAGAGGTCAAGGCTATGATGGAGCTAGTAATATGCGAGATGAATTTAATGGCCTTAAAAGTTTGATTTTGAAGGACAATTCTAGTGCTTATTATATCCATTATTTTGCTCATCAATTTCAACTCACACTTGTTGCTGTTGCTAAAAAGCATTCAa